The stretch of DNA ACCGCTCTCCCACGCCGTTCTCGTACCACAGGTGTAACGAGGCACGGGTCAGTCGGCCCACGAGCTCGGACAGCTCCAGGCGGTGGGCGTGATCGGTGGGGGAGCGGTCCGCATGGATGATGACCACGGGCCGGTCGGGCGAGACGCTGGCCAGGTGGTCGAGCATGGAGAGCATGGGGGTGATGCCGATGCCCGCGGAAGCGAGGAGCAATGGTCCTTCGCCGTCGAGGAGGACCAGGTCACCGAAGGGCAGGGAGACCTTCAAGGTCCGGCCCGCTCGGGCATGGGCGTGCAGCCAGGAGGACACCTCCCCCTCGGGGACATGCCCGTCGGCCGAGCTCTCCCGCTTGACGGTGATGCGCCAGTTCTTGTGGCGAGGAGACGTGGACAGGCTGTACTGGCGTATCTGCCGTGCCCCGTCGGGTAGTTCGACCTGGACGCTGATGTACTGGCCGGGCAGGAAGGGATCGGTGGGGAGCCCGTCGGGGCGGCGCAGGACGAAGGAAGCGGTGTCGGGCGACTCCTCGGTGCGCTCTGCGACCTCCATGTCCCGCCACACGACACCGTTCTCGACGCCGGCCTCGGCGTACAGCCTGGCCTCCATGGCGATGAGGGCGTTGGCCATCAGCCAGTACACCTCGTCCCAGGCGGCAGCCACGGCCGGAGTGACAGCGTCGCCGAGGACCTCCTTGACGGCACCCAGCAGGTGACGGCCCACGAGGGTGTACTGCTCGGACGTGATCCCCAGTGAAGCGTGTTTGTTGGCGATGCGGCCGAGCACGGCGTCAGGACGCTCTTCGGGGTGTGTCACGAGCGCGGTGGCGAAGGCCGCCACTGCTCCGGCGAGGGCCTCGCGCTGTGCGCCGTTGGCCTGGTTCGCCCTGTTGAACAGGGTGCGCAGCAGGTCCGGGCGTTCCTCGAACATGCGAGTGTAGAAGAGCTCGGTGATGGTGCCGAGGGAGGCACCGACCGTCCGAAGTGTGTCGCGGACGATCGGGGCTGATGGTGAGGAGAGCAAGGTGACTCCTATCGCGATCATGCGACATGCCTACGTCTTGCGTACGACACCATGTTAGTCAGTGGGAGGCCGCGCTGTGCGTGAAAGGTGATGCTTTCAGCCGGGTGAGGAGTGGATATGAGGTCCGGTCACACCGTCTGCAACGACACGGTGTTGT from Streptomyces tsukubensis encodes:
- a CDS encoding globin domain-containing protein; the protein is MLSSPSAPIVRDTLRTVGASLGTITELFYTRMFEERPDLLRTLFNRANQANGAQREALAGAVAAFATALVTHPEERPDAVLGRIANKHASLGITSEQYTLVGRHLLGAVKEVLGDAVTPAVAAAWDEVYWLMANALIAMEARLYAEAGVENGVVWRDMEVAERTEESPDTASFVLRRPDGLPTDPFLPGQYISVQVELPDGARQIRQYSLSTSPRHKNWRITVKRESSADGHVPEGEVSSWLHAHARAGRTLKVSLPFGDLVLLDGEGPLLLASAGIGITPMLSMLDHLASVSPDRPVVIIHADRSPTDHAHRLELSELVGRLTRASLHLWYENGVGERYGTVAGEPGELERERETHVVRVREGRADISDLTLPQNTTAFLCGPLPFMRTVRGDLLTHGLSPAAIHYEVFGPDLWLSK